The Aethina tumida isolate Nest 87 chromosome 6, icAetTumi1.1, whole genome shotgun sequence genome has a segment encoding these proteins:
- the LOC109597794 gene encoding uncharacterized protein LOC109597794 — protein MLKIFIILLCNFLLLCECFTTEQLQTDLNYIKTCNKTSPIPLRTLNDFLIDRKLNEKQSGSFKCFLHCLFVKYGWMDEDGGFLLHNIKLTVEQTDTDLDDWDFVLYECTAITSTDRCERSLLFTRCFWNKMEEEQRNRDQLIYNFESK, from the exons ATGTTGAAAATCTTCATAATATTGCTCTGTAACTTTCTGCTGTTGTGCGAATGTTTCACAACGGAACAACTCCAAACGGacttgaattatattaaaacctGTAATAAAACATCACCGATACCTTTGC GTacgttaaatgattttttgatCGACAGAAAGTTGAATGAGAAGCAGTCTGGTtcatttaagtgtttcttgcATTGTCTTTTCGTGAAATACGGTTGGATGGATGAGGACGGTGGTTTTTTAttgcataatattaaattgacgGTTGAACAAACGGACACGGATCTTGATGATTGGGATTTTGTACTGTACGAGTGCACAGCAATCACCTCCACCGATAGATGCGAAAGATCTTTGCTTTTTACTCGATGTTTTTGGAACAAAATGGAAGAG GAACAACGGAATAGGGATCAACTGATTTACAACTTCGAATCGAaatga
- the LOC109597845 gene encoding uncharacterized protein LOC109597845 → MSLSKTTLLCFVLLTIVVIINCSDVRTNTINRSVDKSTANLIESLRHQIKTKEEELHKAEKTNKNFERMIQLVNILGQVDSFLTDRTKTMIKKLAVLADDKDSSDKHM, encoded by the exons ATGTCTCTTTCCAAAACTACCCTTTTGTGTTTTGTTCTTTTAACT ATCGTCGTGATAATAAATTGTAGCGATGTAAGGACGAACACCATCAACAGGAGCGTGGACAAAAGCACCGCAAACTTGATAGAATCCCTCAGACACCAAATTAAAACGAAAGAAGAGGAATTGCACAAGGCAGAGAAGACGAACAAGAATTTCGAACGCATGATTCAATTGGTGAACATTTTGGGACAAGTTGATTCATTTTTGACCGACAGAACGAAAACCATGATCAAAAAACTGGCAGTTTTGGCCGACGACAAAGATTCCAGCGACAAACACATGTAA
- the LOC109597795 gene encoding zinc metalloproteinase nas-13 — MFLVAVLVCAVGVNSAPLEDELRGVDLSHLGERIFKKPTNETGKRLEQWDPESEANPEELGEYAEGDILFPSETRNGLIASTFRWKNGVIPYEINGRFTQEQIDMIHRAMGIYHKYTCVRFRPRQAGDNDYISIVNANTGCWSSVGRIGGRQEINLQSPACLTRVGTPLHELMHAVGFLHEQNRYERDNYISIAWQNIQRGHDNNFDKASKDQTNGFGVNYDFRSVMHYSKTAFSVNGQPTIIPKDPANGEKMGQREGFSKGDITKINNMYGCPERTPGSKEPSGPSQSQQGNGGNLASNILGGLLSIFTGREEE; from the exons atgtttCTAGTCGCAGTCTTAGTGTGTGCCGTAGGGGTGAATTCAGCCCCATTGGAAGACGAGTTGAGGGGTGTAGATCTGTCGCACTTAGGCGAGAGGATATTCAAAAAGCCGACAAACGAAACCGGCAAAAGACTGGAACAATGGGACCCGGAATCGGAGGCGAATCCGGAGGAGCTTGGCGAGTACGCCGAGGGTGATATTTTGTTCCCCAGCGAGACGAGGAACGGTTTGATCGCGAGCACTTTTCGTTGGAAAAACGGCGTCATTCCCTATGAAATTAACGGCAGATTCACCCAGGAGCAGATCGACATGATCCACAGGGCGATGGGGATCTATCACAAGTACACATGTGTCag gtTTAGACCGAGACAGGCGGGCGACAACGATTACATATCGATAGTGAATGCCAACACAGGTTGCTGGAGCAGCGTGGGCCGCATCGGAGGCCGTCAGGAGATCAATCTGCAAAGTCCCGCTTGTTTGACACGCGTTGGAACGCCTTTGCACGAGCTGATGCACGCTGTTGGCTTCCTGCACGAGCAAAACAGATACGAGAGGGACAACTACATATCAATCGCCTGGCAAAACATACAGCGGGGTCACGACAACAACTTCGACAAGGCTTCCAAGGATCAGACGAATGGTTTTGGTGTCAACTATGACTTTAGGTCGGTGATGCACTACTCCAAGACTGCGTTCAGTGTCAACGGACAGCCTACTATTATTCCCAAG GACCCAGCAAACGGTGAAAAAATGGGGCAAAGGGAGGGTTTCAGCAAAGGAGACATTACCAAAATCAACAACATGTACGGATGTCCGGAACGGACGCCAGGATCAAAAGAACCCTCTGGTCCAAGTCAAAGTCAACAAGGAAATGGTGGAAATTTGGCCAGCAATATTTTAGGAGGGTTGTTAAGCATTTTTACTGGACGAGaggaagaataa
- the LOC109597843 gene encoding 39S ribosomal protein L44, mitochondrial, producing the protein MSIYRKTALLLYQRFPKSLPVIESRGIHRWVAPTFREINRRRKQIGPEPEQPRSSYLEWNYEAEIFAFGNRLGEKFDRNLLVKALTQREYANLQEIKAQETGGPVVKPEDNHELISEGYEIISNVIKNEYNKYYPEEIVDAVHRFLTTDELLGLVGKHIGLTDLIQTNEFPVKTTTISNTFKAVVAALKQSQDFKRAEQFVRDFVLCQMNGKDVYDIWNPEKPFEYLTSLLKSKGIENVEPRLCNESASNTILANYQVGLYNNKKLLGLGWGESIAIAKDTAALDAIQRLYGNYIQK; encoded by the exons atGTCTATATACAGAAAAACAGCCTTGCTTCTCTATCAACGGTTTCCAAAAAGTCTTCCCGTAATAG AATCGAGGGGTATCCACAGGTGGGTAGCCCCCACGTTTCGGGAGATCAACCGCAGACGTAAACAGATTGGTCCCGAACCTGAACAGCCCCGATCCAGTTACTTAGAGTGGAACTATGAGGCGGAAATTTTCGCATTCGGTAACCGACTGGGAGAAAAATTCGACCGCAATTTACTGGTAAAAGCTTTGACTCAACGGGAGTATGCCAATCTGCAAGAAATTAAGGCACAAGAAACAg GTGGTCCTGTAGTAAAACCTGAGGACAACCATGAGTTAATCAGTGAAGGTTATGAAATTATATCTAAtgtgattaaaaatgaatacaacaaatattatcCTGAAGAAATTGTTGATGCTGTGCACAGATTTTTAACAACTGATGAATTACTGGGTCTTGTTGGAAAACACATTGGACTCACAGATTTGATCCAAACAAat gaatTCCCagttaaaacaacaacaattagCAACACATTTAAAGCAGTAGTTGCTGCATTGAAACAATCACAAGATTTCAAAAGGGCTGAGCAATTTGTTAGAGATTTTGTGTTGTGTCAGATGAATGGGAAAGATGTCTATGACATTTGGAATCCAGAAAAACCTTTTGAATACCTCACATCTTTGTTGAAAAGCAAAGGAATTGAAAATGTTGAGCCCAGATTATGTAATGAGTCTGCCTCTAATACTATTTTGGCCAATTATCAAGTTggattgtataataataagaaactaTTAGGATtgg GCTGGGGAGAAAGTATTGCAATCGCAAAAGATACGGCTGCGTTGGACGCAATCCAAAGATTGTATGGAAACTATatccaaaaataa